CTGACTGAATGCATCAATGGATTGCTGATACTCGTTTCTGATATCCTCCATAATGCGATCGATCATAGCTTCCTCTTTTTCCGAAAGGTGCAATGCCTCATTCATGTTGTAGGAGAAGAACCCGTAATGGTCAATGCGCTTGGCCAGGTCGTATTTTCGGATAAAGTCCGGGTGGATCAGAAGCATCCACCCGGCTATTTGAGAATAATCACCTTCTCTGTTTAATGTAAAAACCTGCTTAGGTAATGAAAAACCCATGACGCCGTTGCTGAAATCATAACATTTTCGTCCGTAACCTATCGTAGCATTAATATTCTTTTTTAGAAAAATGCTGTAAAAATTATGGATCAACTTGTCGTCCGGCAAGTCGGGAAGCGCCACTGCGCATTTCAGCCCGATCACGCTGATCAGCGGGTGCTCAGGTTGAGGCATACCCATGATTTTATGATAGTCCGAAATCGAGTTAATGATCAGTGGCCCTTTGTTTTTCATTTTCCTGTCAATTTTACAAA
The genomic region above belongs to Dyadobacter pollutisoli and contains:
- a CDS encoding helix-turn-helix domain-containing protein, which translates into the protein MKNKGPLIINSISDYHKIMGMPQPEHPLISVIGLKCAVALPDLPDDKLIHNFYSIFLKKNINATIGYGRKCYDFSNGVMGFSLPKQVFTLNREGDYSQIAGWMLLIHPDFIRKYDLAKRIDHYGFFSYNMNEALHLSEKEEAMIDRIMEDIRNEYQQSIDAFSQDVIVSHIEVLLNYCNRFYNRQFITRQSSEQEPLEKFEELIKQIFREDQIRHLPTVNEIAEQLNVSAHYLSDMLRSLTGMSAQQHIHNGLIEKAKEILLTTNLTVNETAYNLGFEYPQYFNRLFKSKTGLTPAAFRKDFVSN